A window from Sus scrofa isolate TJ Tabasco breed Duroc chromosome 2, Sscrofa11.1, whole genome shotgun sequence encodes these proteins:
- the LOC100523946 gene encoding olfactory receptor 5AN1-like yields MTGGENITNITDFILLGFSDFPHIREVLFVVFLVIYILTLTWNLCLIVLIRMDSHLHMPMYFFLSNLSFIDICYVSSTAPKMLYDFFQAKPTITVVGCAIQYFVFSTMGMSESYLMTVMAYDRYAAICNPLLYSSTMSPSLCGRMMLGSYMAGLSASLSQVCAMFQLHFCGPNVIHHFFCDMPQLLVLSCSDTFFVRLLTAILTVIFGIINALVIMISYVYIVISIMKITSAKGRSKAFNTCASHLTAVTLFYTSGMFVYLSSSSGGSSSFDRFASVFYTVVIPMLNPLIYSLRNKDIKDALKRLQRKRGCRSNNRLRDLSC; encoded by the coding sequence ATGACTGGGggagaaaatattacaaatatcacAGACTTTATCCTTTTGGGATTCTCAGATTTTCCCCATATCAGAGAAGTCCTCTTTGTGGTGTTCCTggtgatatatattttgactctGACTTGGAATCTGTGTCTCATTGTCCTGATAAGGATGGATTCCCATCTCCACAtgcccatgtacttcttcctcagtaatCTGTCCTTTATAGACATCTGCTATGTGAGCTCTACAGCCCCCAAGATGCTCTATGACTTTTTCCAGGCAAAGCCAACTATCACCGTTGTGGGTTGTGCCATTCAATACTTTGTGTTTTCAACCATGGGAATGAGTGAGTCTTATCTCATGACagtcatggcttatgaccgctatgcTGCCATTTGTAACCCACTCCTCTATTCATCAACCATGTCACCCTCTCTCTGTGGTCGGATGATGCTGGGGTCCTATATGGCTggactctctgcttctctgtcccaAGTGTGTGCCATGTTTCAGCTCCACTTCTGTGGGCCTAATGTCAtccaccacttcttctgtgacatgcCCCAGCTGTTGGTTCTTTCCTGCTCTGACACATTCTTTGTACGACTCTTGACTGCTATATTAACAGTGATCTTTGGGATTATAAATGCCCTGGTTATCATGATCTCCTACGTCTACATTGTCATCTCCATCATGAAGATCACTTCCGCTAAAGGTCGGTCCAAGGCTTTCaacacctgtgcttctcacttgACAGCAGTTACCCTCTTCTACACCTCAGGTATGTTTGTCTATTTGAGTTCCAGCTCTGGTGGTTCCTCCAGCTTTGACAGGTTTGCCTCAGTCTTCTACACTGTGGTGATTCCTATGTTGAACCCTTTGatatacagtctgaggaacaaagacatcaaagatgcctTGAAGAGGTTGCAGAGGAAGAGAGGATGTCGGTCAAATAACAGATTGAGAGATTTGTCTTGTTAG